From a single Sinorhizobium sp. RAC02 genomic region:
- a CDS encoding dipeptide ABC transporter ATP-binding protein, giving the protein MTPVLEARNLKRDYHIPGSMFKPGKTVHAVKGVSFKVEEGKTLAIVGESGCGKSTLARMVTMIDPITEGDMLIDGRKVDIASEPLTSEMRSKVQIVFQNPYGSLNPRKKIGDILTEPLIINTKIPADERRDRAMAILKKVGLEEKHYGRYPHMFSGGQRQRVAIARALMLNPRLLVLDEPVSALDLSVQAQVLNLLADLQDEFHLTYVFISHDLSVVRHIANDVMVMYYGEAVEYGSRDQVFDDPQHAYTKTLFAATPRVDVDAIRARIERRKRVA; this is encoded by the coding sequence ATGACCCCAGTTCTCGAAGCGCGCAATCTCAAGCGCGACTATCATATCCCCGGCAGCATGTTCAAACCGGGCAAGACCGTTCACGCCGTCAAGGGTGTGAGCTTCAAGGTCGAGGAAGGCAAGACACTCGCCATCGTCGGCGAAAGTGGCTGCGGCAAGTCTACGCTTGCCCGCATGGTCACGATGATCGATCCGATCACCGAAGGCGACATGCTGATCGATGGCCGCAAGGTCGATATCGCCAGCGAGCCGCTGACGTCGGAAATGCGCAGCAAGGTGCAGATCGTCTTCCAGAACCCCTATGGTTCGCTCAATCCGCGCAAGAAGATCGGCGATATCCTGACGGAGCCGCTGATCATCAACACCAAGATCCCGGCGGACGAGCGGCGCGATCGCGCCATGGCCATCCTGAAGAAAGTCGGGCTGGAGGAGAAACACTACGGGCGCTACCCGCACATGTTCTCCGGCGGCCAGCGCCAGCGCGTGGCGATCGCCCGCGCGCTGATGCTCAACCCGCGGCTTCTGGTTCTCGACGAGCCGGTTTCGGCCCTCGACCTCTCGGTTCAGGCCCAGGTGCTGAACCTGCTCGCCGACCTGCAGGACGAGTTCCACCTGACCTACGTCTTCATCAGCCACGACCTCTCGGTCGTGCGCCACATCGCGAACGACGTGATGGTGATGTATTACGGTGAAGCGGTGGAATATGGCAGCCGCGACCAGGTCTTCGACGACCCGCAGCACGCCTACACAAAAACCCTCTTCGCCGCGACGCCCCGCGTCGACGTGGACGCCATCCGCGCCCGCATCGAACGGCGCAAGCGCGTCGCCTGA
- a CDS encoding ABC transporter ATP-binding protein, which produces MSLLEIKNLTVEFQTATGPFRAVDGVSLKVDEGDVLAIVGESGSGKSVSMLAAMGLLPWTAKVTADVLTFNGRDMQAMSDSERRKIIGKDIAMIFQEPVASLNPCFTVGFQIEEVLRIHTDLNRKARRDRAIELFQSVGIPNPEERLGHFPHQMSGGQCQRVMIATALACNPKLLIADEPTTALDVTIQKQILDLLMKLQAEYGMGLIIITHDMGVVAETADRVIVQYKGRQIESADVLSLFENPKSVYTKALLSALPENAVGGRLPTITEKLTDAEIFAGAMR; this is translated from the coding sequence ATGTCGCTTCTCGAAATCAAAAACCTCACCGTCGAATTCCAGACGGCCACCGGTCCCTTCCGCGCCGTGGATGGCGTTTCGCTCAAGGTCGACGAGGGCGACGTGCTCGCCATCGTCGGTGAATCCGGTTCGGGCAAGTCGGTCTCCATGCTCGCCGCCATGGGGCTGCTGCCCTGGACGGCGAAGGTGACGGCCGACGTGCTCACCTTCAACGGTCGCGACATGCAGGCCATGTCGGACAGCGAACGGCGCAAGATCATCGGCAAGGACATTGCCATGATCTTCCAGGAGCCGGTCGCCAGCCTCAATCCGTGCTTCACGGTCGGCTTCCAGATCGAGGAAGTGCTGCGCATCCATACGGATCTGAACCGCAAGGCGCGTCGCGACCGGGCAATCGAGCTGTTCCAGTCGGTCGGTATTCCGAACCCGGAAGAGCGGTTGGGCCATTTTCCGCATCAGATGTCGGGCGGCCAGTGCCAGCGTGTGATGATCGCGACGGCGCTTGCCTGCAATCCGAAGCTTCTCATCGCCGACGAGCCGACCACCGCGCTCGACGTGACGATCCAGAAGCAGATTCTCGACCTGTTGATGAAGCTCCAAGCCGAATACGGCATGGGCCTCATCATCATCACCCATGACATGGGCGTCGTGGCCGAAACCGCGGACCGCGTGATCGTGCAGTACAAGGGTCGCCAGATCGAATCGGCCGATGTGCTGTCGCTCTTCGAAAACCCGAAGAGCGTCTACACCAAGGCCTTGCTGTCGGCGCTTCCGGAAAATGCGGTGGGCGGACGCCTGCCGACGATCACGGAAAAGCTGACCGACGCCGAGATTTTTGCGGGAGCCATGCGATGA
- a CDS encoding ABC transporter permease subunit: protein MSAVQNTTEVKTGGTPPSGLSEFWFYFSRNKGAVIGLAFFVVILFVAIFAPIVAPHSPSVQNRELLLLPPVFSEGGSWGHLLGTDAVGRDILSRLIYGARFSLFIGLVVVTLSVVSGVLIGLVAGYFRGKVDTVIMRVMDIILAFPSLLLALVLVAVLGPGLLNAMIAISLVNQPHFVRLTRAAVMTEKTKDYVVGSKVAGAGTLRLMFLTILPNCLAPLIVQATLAFSAAILDAAALGFLGMGAQPPTPEWGTMLAEAREFIQRAWWVVTFPGLAILITVLAINLMGDGLRDALDPKLKRS, encoded by the coding sequence ATGAGTGCAGTTCAAAATACGACCGAGGTCAAGACGGGCGGCACGCCGCCTTCCGGCCTCTCCGAATTCTGGTTCTACTTCTCGCGCAACAAGGGTGCCGTCATCGGCCTCGCGTTCTTCGTGGTGATCCTGTTCGTGGCGATCTTCGCACCGATCGTGGCGCCGCACAGCCCGAGCGTCCAGAACCGCGAACTCCTTCTCCTGCCGCCGGTGTTTTCAGAAGGCGGCAGCTGGGGACACCTTCTCGGGACCGACGCCGTCGGCCGCGACATCCTCTCGCGCCTCATCTACGGCGCGCGTTTCTCGCTGTTCATCGGTCTCGTCGTCGTGACGCTGTCGGTGGTGTCGGGTGTGTTGATCGGCCTCGTCGCCGGTTACTTCCGCGGCAAGGTCGATACGGTCATCATGCGCGTCATGGATATCATCCTGGCGTTTCCCTCGCTGCTGCTCGCCCTCGTGCTGGTGGCGGTTCTGGGGCCGGGCCTGCTCAACGCCATGATCGCCATCTCGCTCGTCAACCAGCCGCATTTCGTGCGCCTGACGCGTGCGGCCGTCATGACGGAAAAGACCAAGGACTATGTCGTCGGTTCGAAGGTCGCCGGTGCGGGCACGCTGCGCCTGATGTTCCTGACGATCCTGCCGAATTGCCTGGCGCCGCTCATCGTGCAGGCGACGCTCGCCTTCTCGGCGGCGATCCTCGACGCGGCAGCCCTCGGCTTCCTCGGCATGGGTGCTCAGCCGCCGACGCCGGAATGGGGCACGATGCTCGCCGAAGCGCGCGAATTCATCCAGCGCGCCTGGTGGGTCGTGACGTTCCCGGGCCTTGCCATCCTCATCACCGTGCTGGCCATCAACCTGATGGGTGACGGCCTGCGCGACGCCCTCGATCCCAAGCTGAAGAGGTCGTGA
- a CDS encoding ABC transporter permease subunit, protein MLRFIFGRLAVLIPTFLGVSLIAFSFIRLLPGDPVMLMSGERVMAPERHTELMHQLGLDRPIYVQYFDYLGGLLTGDFGSSIVTKRPVLDDFMNLFPATLELSLCAIIVAVLLGIPAGVFAAVKRGTWLDQSLMGVALIGYSMPIFWWGLLLIIVFSGYLGWTPVSGRISLMYFFPQVTGFMLIDSLISGQAGAFKSAVSYLILPTVVLATIPLAVIARQTRSAMLEVLGEDYVRTARAKGLSPFRVVGVHALRNAMIPVITTIGLQVGVLLAGAILTETIFSWPGIGKWMVDSVFKRDYAVVQGGLMLIAAVIMIVNLVVDLLYGWANPRIRH, encoded by the coding sequence ATGTTGCGCTTCATCTTCGGACGGCTTGCCGTTCTGATACCCACGTTCCTCGGGGTATCGCTGATCGCGTTCTCCTTCATTCGACTTTTGCCGGGCGATCCGGTGATGCTGATGTCGGGCGAACGCGTCATGGCTCCGGAACGGCACACCGAGCTCATGCACCAGCTCGGCCTCGACCGACCGATATACGTCCAGTATTTCGACTATCTCGGCGGTCTTCTGACCGGCGACTTCGGCTCGTCGATCGTCACCAAGCGGCCGGTTCTTGATGATTTCATGAACCTGTTCCCGGCGACGCTGGAACTCTCGCTCTGCGCCATCATCGTCGCGGTTCTCCTCGGTATTCCGGCCGGCGTCTTCGCCGCGGTGAAACGGGGGACCTGGCTCGACCAGTCTCTGATGGGCGTCGCGCTCATCGGCTATTCGATGCCGATCTTCTGGTGGGGCCTGCTGCTCATCATCGTGTTTTCCGGCTATCTCGGCTGGACGCCGGTTTCGGGACGCATCTCGCTGATGTACTTCTTCCCGCAGGTCACCGGTTTCATGCTGATCGACAGCCTGATCTCGGGACAGGCCGGCGCCTTCAAATCGGCGGTGAGTTACCTGATCCTGCCGACCGTCGTGCTCGCGACGATCCCGCTCGCGGTCATCGCGCGCCAGACCCGTTCGGCCATGCTCGAAGTGCTCGGTGAGGACTATGTCCGCACCGCCCGCGCCAAGGGTCTTTCGCCGTTCCGGGTCGTCGGCGTGCATGCGCTGCGCAATGCGATGATCCCCGTCATCACCACGATCGGCCTGCAGGTCGGCGTGCTTCTGGCGGGCGCCATCCTTACCGAGACGATCTTCTCCTGGCCGGGTATCGGCAAGTGGATGGTCGATAGCGTCTTCAAGCGCGACTATGCCGTGGTGCAGGGTGGCCTGATGTTGATCGCTGCCGTCATCATGATCGTCAACCTCGTGGTGGACCTGCTTTACGGCTGGGCCAATCCGCGTATCCGGCACTAG
- a CDS encoding ABC transporter substrate-binding protein, producing MKKLTTLIAATALASLMASAAWSKTFVYCSEASPEGFDPGLYTGGQTFDAAAHTVYNRLVEFKRGTTELEPALAESWEISADGKEYTFKLRKGVKFQTTEYFTPTRELNADDVIFSFERQYKADNPWNKYVPGASWEYFSGMGLPDVLDKVEKVDDLTVKITLKRPEAPLLANLGMPFISIVSKEYADKLQAAGKMELMNQQPLGTGPFTFVAYQPDAAIRYKANPDYWGGKQKIDDLVFAITTDAAVRAQKLKAGECHLMSYPNAADVAELKADPNLHISEQAGLNVAYLAYNTLVPPFDKVEVRKALNMAINRQAIVDAVFQGAATVAKNPIPPTMWSYNDAVEDDKFDPEAAKKMLEDAGVSGLKMKIWAMPVARPYMLNARRAAELMQADLAKVGVEVEIVSYEWAEYLKLSSAKDRDGAAILGWTGDNGDPDNFLDTLLGCDAVGGNNRAQWCNKEFDDLMTKAKETADVAQRTKLYEEAQVIFKREAPWNTLDHSLAVVPMSKKVSGFVQSPLGDFVFEGVDIAE from the coding sequence ATGAAAAAGCTGACTACTCTTATCGCTGCGACGGCGCTTGCCTCGCTGATGGCGTCTGCCGCCTGGTCGAAGACCTTCGTATATTGCTCGGAAGCGTCACCGGAAGGTTTTGACCCCGGTCTCTACACGGGCGGCCAGACCTTCGATGCGGCCGCGCACACTGTTTATAACCGGCTCGTGGAATTCAAGCGCGGCACGACGGAACTCGAGCCTGCGCTGGCCGAGAGCTGGGAAATTTCTGCCGATGGCAAGGAATACACCTTCAAGCTCCGCAAGGGAGTGAAGTTCCAGACGACCGAGTATTTTACGCCGACGCGTGAGCTGAACGCCGACGACGTGATCTTCTCGTTCGAGCGCCAGTACAAGGCTGACAATCCGTGGAACAAGTACGTACCGGGCGCGTCCTGGGAATACTTCTCCGGCATGGGTCTTCCGGATGTTCTCGACAAGGTCGAGAAGGTCGATGACCTGACGGTCAAGATCACGCTGAAGCGCCCGGAAGCACCCCTGCTCGCCAACCTCGGCATGCCCTTCATCTCGATCGTATCGAAGGAATATGCCGACAAGCTGCAGGCTGCCGGCAAGATGGAGCTGATGAACCAGCAGCCGCTCGGCACCGGTCCGTTCACCTTCGTCGCCTACCAGCCGGATGCCGCCATCCGCTACAAGGCAAACCCGGATTACTGGGGTGGCAAGCAGAAGATCGACGATCTCGTCTTCGCGATCACCACGGACGCTGCCGTTCGCGCGCAGAAGCTGAAGGCTGGTGAATGCCACCTGATGTCCTATCCGAACGCCGCTGACGTCGCCGAGCTGAAGGCCGATCCGAACCTGCACATCTCCGAGCAGGCCGGCCTCAACGTCGCCTACCTCGCCTACAACACGCTCGTTCCGCCGTTCGACAAGGTCGAGGTCCGCAAGGCTCTCAACATGGCGATCAACCGCCAGGCCATCGTCGACGCGGTCTTCCAGGGTGCGGCAACCGTTGCCAAGAACCCGATCCCGCCGACCATGTGGTCGTATAACGACGCTGTCGAAGACGACAAGTTCGACCCGGAAGCTGCCAAGAAGATGCTTGAGGACGCCGGTGTTTCGGGCCTCAAGATGAAGATCTGGGCCATGCCGGTTGCTCGTCCGTACATGCTGAACGCCCGCCGTGCAGCAGAACTGATGCAGGCTGACCTTGCCAAGGTCGGCGTCGAAGTCGAAATCGTCTCCTACGAATGGGCCGAATACCTGAAGCTCTCGTCTGCCAAGGACCGCGACGGCGCGGCCATCCTCGGCTGGACCGGTGACAACGGCGATCCGGACAACTTCCTTGACACCCTGCTCGGCTGCGACGCTGTCGGCGGCAACAACCGTGCGCAGTGGTGCAACAAGGAATTCGACGACCTGATGACGAAGGCGAAGGAAACCGCCGACGTTGCACAGCGCACCAAGCTTTATGAAGAGGCGCAGGTCATCTTCAAGCGCGAAGCGCCGTGGAACACCCTCGACCATTCGCTTGCCGTCGTTCCGATGAGCAAGAAGGTCTCGGGCTTCGTTCAGTCTCCGCTTGGTGACTTCGTCTTCGAAGGCGTGGACATCGCCGAGTAA
- a CDS encoding LuxR family transcriptional regulator, with amino-acid sequence MAVLNQHFRRYDFEGDLEKALNRVDFFRIFHTMALRYGFEHFGVLQLANEHETSTLAARLVLHDLPAGLAETYDKRHRLNDSALFRSFYKSTISTVWQASDHAHNGSSAEGADFIDQIGFDMALSIPVHSVAGTRYIVLFLGDGDDIGRTEHFEICYEANCAFDYFHRQVLANKAGMGLTPRETEILRWISYGKTASEIALIVSVSEHTVNSHTATILKKLDVVNRTQMVAKAIREQIIQ; translated from the coding sequence GTGGCCGTACTGAACCAACATTTTAGAAGATACGATTTTGAAGGCGATCTGGAGAAGGCGCTCAATCGCGTCGATTTCTTTCGCATTTTCCATACGATGGCACTGCGCTACGGCTTCGAGCATTTCGGTGTGCTCCAGCTGGCAAATGAGCATGAGACCAGCACGCTTGCCGCTCGCCTCGTGTTGCACGATCTGCCGGCTGGCCTCGCCGAAACCTATGACAAACGCCACCGGCTCAACGACTCCGCTCTGTTCCGCAGCTTCTACAAATCCACGATCTCGACGGTTTGGCAGGCCTCCGACCATGCGCATAACGGCTCATCCGCCGAGGGCGCCGACTTCATCGACCAGATCGGCTTCGACATGGCGCTTTCCATTCCGGTGCACTCGGTCGCCGGCACGCGCTACATCGTGCTGTTCCTCGGCGACGGGGACGACATCGGCCGCACCGAGCATTTCGAGATCTGCTACGAGGCGAACTGCGCGTTCGACTATTTCCACCGGCAGGTCCTCGCCAACAAGGCGGGCATGGGCCTGACGCCGCGCGAAACGGAAATCCTGCGCTGGATTTCCTACGGCAAGACGGCGAGCGAAATCGCCCTCATCGTCTCGGTCTCCGAGCACACCGTGAACTCGCATACCGCGACCATTCTCAAGAAGCTCGACGTGGTCAACCGCACGCAGATGGTCGCCAAGGCGATCCGCGAGCAGATCATCCAATAG
- a CDS encoding response regulator, with product MPAQVHILLVDDDPAENLILSALMRKVTSYAITLHYVETVEDALGFIRSSGAGLDMVLMDNRLQPQADFRETVPELRRNGYIGPVGVISSSISDAYFQKIDDYGVDFRIDKAELDPTAVEFILQEYVKRDVSAGQ from the coding sequence ATGCCAGCACAAGTGCATATCCTGCTCGTCGATGACGATCCTGCGGAAAACCTCATCCTCAGCGCACTCATGCGCAAGGTGACGAGCTATGCGATCACGCTGCATTATGTGGAGACGGTAGAGGACGCGCTCGGCTTCATCCGTTCGTCCGGCGCGGGGCTCGACATGGTGCTGATGGACAACCGGCTTCAGCCGCAGGCGGATTTCCGCGAAACCGTGCCCGAGCTGCGGCGCAACGGCTATATCGGCCCGGTCGGCGTGATCTCGTCGTCGATCAGCGACGCCTACTTCCAGAAGATCGACGACTACGGCGTCGATTTCCGCATCGACAAGGCCGAACTCGATCCGACGGCTGTCGAATTCATTCTGCAGGAATATGTGAAGCGGGACGTCAGCGCCGGGCAGTAA
- the rirA gene encoding iron-responsive transcriptional regulator RirA yields the protein MRLTKQTNYAVRMLMYCAANGDKLSRIPEIARAYGVSELFLFKILQPLTKAGIIQTVRGRNGGVRLPKPASEITLFDVVRVTEDSFAMAECFEAGEVECPLVDSCGLNAALRKALNAFFDVLQQYTIDDLVKARPQIGFLLGLEIAPIAQQPAA from the coding sequence ATGCGCCTGACGAAACAAACCAACTATGCCGTGCGCATGTTGATGTACTGCGCGGCGAACGGTGACAAGCTCAGCCGCATTCCGGAGATTGCCCGGGCCTACGGCGTCTCGGAGCTGTTTCTGTTCAAGATCCTCCAGCCTCTCACCAAGGCCGGCATCATTCAGACGGTGCGCGGCCGCAACGGTGGCGTGCGCCTGCCGAAGCCCGCCAGCGAGATCACGCTGTTCGATGTGGTGCGGGTGACAGAAGATTCCTTCGCCATGGCGGAATGTTTCGAGGCGGGTGAGGTCGAATGCCCGCTGGTCGACAGCTGCGGCCTCAACGCGGCGCTGCGCAAGGCGTTGAACGCCTTCTTCGACGTGCTCCAGCAATATACGATCGATGATCTCGTCAAGGCGCGCCCGCAGATCGGCTTCCTGCTCGGCCTGGAAATCGCGCCGATCGCCCAGCAGCCGGCGGCCTGA
- a CDS encoding Fe(3+) ABC transporter substrate-binding protein, producing the protein MKLLKTSLAALALSTAGLALAVPAHADGEVNIYSYRQPDLIKPLLDEFTKETGITTNVLFLDKGLVERIQAEGANSPADVILTVDIARLTEAKDGGVTQPVQNDTINKDIPAQYRDPDGSWFGLTTRSRVVYASKDRVAQNEITYEELADPKWKGKICTRDGQHSYNIGLTASMIAHHGEAEAEKWLTGLKNNLAKKPDGGDRDQAKAILAGECDLALGNSYYVGLMLTNEKEPEQKDWAAAIKVLFPNAGDRGSHVNVSGMALAKNAPNKDNAVKLMEFLSAGNAQKIYAEQVYEYPVLPGAEPSEIVKSFGTLKADALPLVDIAANRKKASELVDKVGYNDGPSQ; encoded by the coding sequence ATGAAACTGCTCAAGACGTCCCTCGCCGCCCTTGCTCTCTCGACCGCTGGTTTGGCCCTTGCCGTACCGGCTCACGCAGACGGTGAAGTCAACATCTACTCCTATCGCCAGCCGGACCTGATCAAGCCGCTGCTCGACGAATTCACCAAGGAAACCGGCATCACCACCAATGTGCTCTTCCTCGACAAGGGTCTCGTGGAGCGCATCCAGGCAGAAGGCGCGAACTCCCCTGCCGACGTTATCCTGACGGTCGATATCGCGCGCCTCACCGAAGCCAAGGACGGCGGCGTCACGCAGCCGGTCCAGAACGACACCATCAACAAGGACATCCCGGCGCAGTACCGCGATCCGGATGGCAGCTGGTTCGGCCTCACCACGCGTTCGCGCGTCGTCTACGCCTCGAAGGACCGCGTTGCGCAGAACGAGATCACCTATGAGGAGCTTGCCGACCCGAAGTGGAAGGGCAAGATCTGCACCCGTGACGGCCAGCACTCCTACAATATCGGCCTCACTGCATCGATGATCGCCCATCACGGCGAAGCCGAAGCGGAAAAGTGGCTGACCGGCCTCAAGAACAACCTCGCCAAGAAGCCGGATGGCGGCGACCGTGATCAGGCCAAGGCGATCCTCGCCGGCGAATGCGACCTGGCACTCGGCAATTCCTATTATGTCGGCCTCATGCTGACCAATGAGAAGGAGCCGGAGCAGAAGGACTGGGCGGCCGCCATCAAGGTGCTCTTCCCGAATGCCGGCGACCGTGGCAGCCACGTCAACGTATCCGGCATGGCCCTCGCCAAGAACGCGCCGAACAAGGACAATGCCGTGAAACTCATGGAATTCCTGTCGGCCGGCAACGCACAGAAGATCTATGCCGAGCAGGTCTACGAATATCCGGTCCTGCCGGGCGCGGAGCCTTCGGAGATCGTCAAGTCCTTCGGCACGCT